A genomic window from Solanum stenotomum isolate F172 chromosome 10, ASM1918654v1, whole genome shotgun sequence includes:
- the LOC125842658 gene encoding uncharacterized protein LOC125842658, whose protein sequence is MLIKRNKFRMHQKAVQQILLVLYFLLSYNRVQGEKIMSKSEDVELEKQLKFLNKPPVKTVKTKYGDVYDCIDFYKQPAFDHPLLKDHNFHPKMKPTLSRIKKNSSDSTTTWSSMIWSKDERCPFGTVPIKRITKDDLLRQKYMPPPEDAIFDVSNNNSEPKGGYISSQGYQVAIARTLTNPNNKFTGAGMITNFYNPRVEDGQHSACRLKIQKDSDIIQVGWRVDPTLYGDSKTRLFIHSQFGKTDCFNTLCPGFVHVDTGTPLDMSYMDSLTHRGVDGYEETMYIERDSVNGNWWLLLSSDYAQVGFWPQRIFTGLASFATNVEWGGVVYSPPGVPKPPMGSSFFPIRNNLCDAFCRSITVLNKNGKTIQVDKVTTHVDNPNVYKVLFERLGNDKESYLFFLYGGPGESAQV, encoded by the exons ATgcttataaaaagaaataaatttaggATGCATCAAAAAGCTGTTCAACAAATTTTGTTGGTATTATATTTCCTTTTGAGTTATAACCGAGTACAAGGAGAGAAAATTATGTCCAAATCAGAAGATGTGGAGTTagaaaaacaactaaaattctTGAACAAACCACCAGTCAAAACTGttaag ACCAAGTATGGGGATGTATATGATTGTATTGATTTCTACAAACAACCTGCATTTGATCATCCATTGTTGAAGGATCATAATTTTCATCCAAAG ATGAAACCTACTTTATCTAGGATAAAGAAAAATTCAAGTGACTCAACAACAACCTGGTCATCGATGATATGGTCGAAAGATGAACGTTGTCCTTTTGGAACTGTTCCTATAAAGAGAATTACGAAAGATGACCttttaagacaaaaatatatgccgccgcctgaagatgccataTTTGATGTG AGCAACAATAATAGTGAGCCAAAAGGAGGATACATATCTTCACAAGGATATCAG gTCGCAATAGCACGAACTTTGACTAATCCAAATAACAAATTTACGGGAGCTGGAATGATAACTAATTTTTACAATCCTCGTGTTGAAGATGGTCAACATAGTGCATGTCGATTAAAAATTCAGAAAGACTCAGATATCATACAAGTTGGTTGGAGA GTGGACCCAACATTATATGGGGACAGTAAAACTAGACTTTTTATACATTCTCAG tttggtAAAACAGATTGTTTCAATACTCTATGCCCTGGATTTGTGCACGTAGACACTGGGACACCTCTTGATATGTCATATATGGATAGTCTTACACACCGTGGAGTCGATGGATATGAGGAAACAATGTACATTGAACGG gatTCAGTCAATGGAAATTGGTGGCTTTTATTGTCAAGCGACTATGCACAAGTTGGTTTTTGGCCTCAAAGAATCTTTACTGGCTTGGCAAGCTTTGCTACGAATGTTGAATGGGGTGGAGTCGTGTATAGTCCACCAGGTGTACCTAAACCTCCCATGGGATCAAGTTTTTTTCCCATCAGAAATAATCTTTGTGACGCATTTTGTAGAAGTATTACAGTTCTAAACAAGAATGGAAAGACAATTCAAGTAGACAAAGTGACCACACATGTTGATAATCCTAATGTGTACAAGGTTTTATTCGAACGACTTGGAAATGATAAAGAGTcctaccttttttttctttacggGGGACCTGGTGAGAGTGCACAAGTCTAG